From Micromonospora rifamycinica, a single genomic window includes:
- a CDS encoding SPFH domain-containing protein → MPVGFTFAVILAIGLAVAGTVALVARHPGVKRVGVLVALGCLAGALLFTVGASAHSVPIRSVGIVTSFNKPTGEVTGSGLKWVAPWQKVGEWDAGRQKYDHIGGDQCVRVRTGTLADACVEVLVEWQVKPENAPKQFMDYKGDFESFRGQRVGVQLDSAVNDAFAAYNPLEKIDARTGNLNVDLKPFAEGIRGNAEGRLSGDVDILSVTITRVNHDDKTEGNIKAFQDKLAQTRNLEQDRRNADIQRQITETNAKVDKVSRCLEIAEKNGSTPGLCINPGIVTGGK, encoded by the coding sequence GTGCCGGTCGGCTTCACGTTCGCCGTCATCCTCGCCATCGGGCTGGCGGTCGCCGGCACCGTGGCCCTCGTCGCCCGCCACCCGGGCGTCAAGCGCGTCGGCGTGCTGGTCGCGCTCGGCTGCCTGGCCGGCGCGCTGCTCTTCACCGTCGGGGCGAGCGCGCACTCGGTGCCGATCCGCTCGGTCGGGATCGTCACCAGCTTCAACAAGCCGACCGGTGAGGTCACCGGCTCCGGGCTGAAGTGGGTCGCCCCCTGGCAGAAGGTCGGCGAGTGGGACGCCGGCCGGCAGAAGTACGACCACATCGGCGGCGACCAGTGCGTCCGGGTCCGCACCGGCACGCTCGCCGACGCCTGCGTGGAGGTGCTGGTCGAGTGGCAGGTCAAGCCGGAGAACGCACCGAAGCAGTTCATGGACTACAAGGGTGACTTCGAGAGCTTCCGGGGTCAGCGGGTGGGGGTGCAGCTCGACAGCGCGGTCAACGACGCCTTCGCCGCGTACAACCCGCTGGAGAAGATCGACGCCCGGACGGGCAACCTCAACGTCGACCTCAAGCCGTTCGCCGAGGGCATCCGGGGCAACGCCGAGGGACGGCTCTCCGGCGACGTCGACATCCTGTCCGTCACCATCACCCGGGTCAACCACGACGACAAGACCGAGGGCAACATCAAGGCCTTCCAGGACAAGCTCGCGCAGACCCGCAACCTCGAACAGGACCGCCGCAACGCCGACATCCAGCGGCAGATCACCGAGACCAACGCCAAGGTCGACAAGGTGTCGCGCTGCCTGGAGATCGCGGAGAAGAACGGCAGCACCCCCGGCCTGTGCATCAACCCGGGCATCGTCACCGGCGGCAAGTGA
- a CDS encoding aminotransferase class V-fold PLP-dependent enzyme, translating to MELEEARKLWQPEPGWLNTASYGLPPEPVWTAVQDAMADWRVGRTSWEGWGEATQRSREAFAGLVGVPAADVTVGSTVSQLLAPIAAALPAGATVVVPEVEFTSNLFPWLVQQDRGVRVRTVPLDGLCDAIDAGTDLVAFSLVQSADGAVAPYAEIVAAARAHGAWVVVDATQACGWLPFDASLADAVAVGTYKWLMAPRGSALAYLAPELRQRLRPDAAGWYAGKEPHDTYYGPPLRLADDARRFDISPAWFSWVGTAPALELVADLGPAVIGAYDVALANRFLAGLGRPPGRSAIVAVEVPDARQRLARAGVRAAVRAGQVRVAFHLYTTEADVDRAVAALTG from the coding sequence ATGGAGCTGGAAGAGGCACGCAAGCTGTGGCAGCCGGAGCCCGGCTGGTTGAACACCGCCAGCTACGGGCTGCCGCCCGAGCCGGTCTGGACGGCGGTGCAGGACGCGATGGCCGACTGGCGGGTGGGGCGTACCTCCTGGGAGGGGTGGGGGGAGGCGACCCAGCGGTCCCGGGAGGCGTTCGCCGGGCTGGTCGGCGTGCCGGCGGCGGACGTCACCGTCGGCAGCACCGTGTCGCAGCTGCTGGCGCCGATCGCCGCGGCCCTGCCGGCCGGGGCCACCGTGGTCGTCCCGGAGGTCGAGTTCACCTCCAACCTCTTCCCCTGGCTGGTGCAGCAGGACCGGGGGGTGCGGGTACGGACGGTGCCGCTGGACGGGCTGTGCGACGCCATCGACGCCGGGACCGACCTGGTGGCGTTCAGCCTGGTGCAGTCCGCCGACGGGGCGGTCGCGCCGTACGCCGAGATCGTGGCCGCGGCCCGGGCGCACGGTGCGTGGGTGGTGGTGGACGCCACCCAGGCGTGCGGGTGGCTGCCGTTCGACGCGTCACTGGCCGACGCGGTCGCGGTCGGGACGTACAAGTGGCTGATGGCGCCGCGCGGCTCGGCGCTGGCCTACCTGGCGCCGGAGCTGCGGCAGCGGCTGCGTCCGGACGCCGCCGGCTGGTACGCGGGCAAGGAGCCGCACGACACCTACTACGGTCCGCCCCTGCGGCTGGCCGACGACGCCCGCCGGTTCGACATCTCCCCGGCCTGGTTCAGCTGGGTGGGCACCGCGCCGGCCCTGGAGCTGGTGGCCGATCTCGGCCCGGCGGTGATCGGGGCGTACGACGTGGCGCTGGCGAACCGGTTCCTGGCCGGGCTGGGGCGGCCGCCGGGCCGCAGCGCGATCGTCGCGGTGGAGGTGCCCGACGCGCGGCAGCGGTTGGCGCGGGCCGGGGTGCGGGCGGCGGTCCGGGCCGGGCAGGTGCGGGTGGCGTTCCACCTCTACACCACCGAGGCGGACGTGGACCGTGCGGTGGCGGCGCTCACCGGCTGA
- a CDS encoding transcriptional regulator, whose amino-acid sequence MLSDPMPVEAVETARKRLSAAAEDLDANLVAALVLESAATAGVAAVWQELCVPLLAGLRGRDAAEIAVEHALSEGIRIGLDVHRRDPDRRLRTDGVLLAGAEHEMHCLGLHAVAAALREQGRGCVHLGPALPWVALGSAVLRARPRVVVVWSQTPVTGRAYRLVRFGRDFPGVRVYGAGPGWIEPFPPPSIRLTSFSAALTACGAPA is encoded by the coding sequence GTGTTGTCGGATCCGATGCCGGTCGAGGCCGTGGAGACGGCCCGTAAACGGCTCTCGGCGGCCGCCGAGGACCTCGACGCGAACCTGGTCGCCGCGCTGGTGCTGGAGTCCGCCGCCACCGCCGGGGTGGCGGCGGTCTGGCAGGAGCTCTGCGTGCCGTTGCTGGCCGGGCTGCGGGGGCGGGACGCCGCCGAGATCGCCGTGGAGCACGCCCTGTCCGAGGGCATCCGGATCGGGCTGGACGTGCACCGGCGCGACCCCGACCGGCGGTTGCGCACCGACGGCGTGCTGCTCGCCGGGGCCGAGCACGAGATGCACTGTCTGGGGCTGCACGCGGTGGCCGCCGCGCTGCGCGAGCAGGGTCGGGGCTGCGTGCACCTCGGGCCGGCCCTGCCCTGGGTGGCGCTGGGCTCCGCGGTGCTGCGGGCCCGGCCCCGGGTGGTGGTGGTCTGGTCGCAGACGCCGGTCACCGGCCGCGCGTACCGGCTGGTCCGCTTCGGCCGGGACTTCCCCGGGGTACGCGTGTACGGCGCCGGCCCGGGTTGGATCGAGCCCTTCCCGCCCCCGTCGATCCGGCTGACCAGCTTCTCCGCCGCCCTGACCGCGTGCGGTGCGCCGGCCTGA
- a CDS encoding MFS transporter — MQPYENTGHPRRWAILGVLVISLLVVVLDNTILNVALRTLADPVHGLGASQGELEWAINSYTLVFAGLLFTFGVLGDRVGRRRFLLVGLVLFGLSSLLSAYADSPGQLIAARALMGVGGAAIMPVTLSIISNVFDPRERGRAIGVWAGAVGLAVAVGPILGGVLLEHFWWGSVFLINVPVVAVGVVLVTLLVPESRDPRPGRIDVLGVLLSVVGLIALTYGIIDGGEHGFGRPTVWAAVVGGVAVLAWFVVHERRSDHPSLDVRLFRVPRFAAPVAIVGLVFFAAMGVMFFSSFYMQLVRGYSPLETGLCFLPFAAAQLVFAPRSATMVRRYGGRSVAAVGLVLTAVALAAFAFIDADTPLWVVLVSFFLQGVGMANIMPPATESIMSALPREKAGVGSAVSNTIRQIAGALGVAVLGSVLSAVYRQDIAPAVDGLPGPARDAATESVSGAYAAAAQLGPAAPRLITAANDAFISAMHWAATISTVVAALGIIIVLRWMPGRPATATTVTPVQERELAGTT, encoded by the coding sequence ATGCAACCGTACGAGAACACCGGACACCCGAGACGATGGGCGATCCTCGGCGTGCTGGTGATCAGCCTGCTCGTCGTCGTCCTCGACAACACCATCCTCAACGTCGCCCTGCGCACCCTGGCCGACCCGGTGCACGGCCTCGGGGCCAGCCAGGGCGAACTGGAATGGGCGATCAACTCCTACACCCTGGTCTTCGCCGGCCTGCTGTTCACCTTCGGGGTGCTCGGCGACCGGGTGGGCCGCCGCCGGTTCCTGCTCGTCGGTCTGGTGCTGTTCGGCCTGTCGTCGCTGCTGTCCGCGTACGCCGACAGCCCCGGCCAGCTCATCGCGGCCCGGGCGCTGATGGGCGTCGGCGGCGCGGCGATCATGCCGGTGACCCTGTCGATCATCTCCAACGTCTTCGACCCCCGGGAACGGGGTCGCGCCATCGGCGTCTGGGCCGGCGCGGTCGGCCTGGCGGTGGCGGTCGGCCCGATCCTCGGTGGCGTGCTGCTGGAGCACTTCTGGTGGGGCTCGGTATTCCTGATCAATGTGCCGGTGGTGGCGGTCGGCGTGGTGCTGGTGACCCTGCTGGTGCCCGAGTCGCGTGACCCCCGGCCGGGCCGGATCGACGTGCTCGGCGTGCTGCTGTCGGTCGTCGGGCTGATCGCGCTGACCTACGGCATCATCGACGGCGGTGAGCACGGCTTCGGTCGGCCGACGGTGTGGGCCGCGGTCGTCGGCGGGGTGGCGGTGCTCGCCTGGTTCGTCGTCCACGAACGGCGCAGCGACCACCCGTCGCTGGACGTCCGGCTGTTCCGGGTGCCCCGGTTCGCCGCCCCGGTGGCGATCGTCGGCCTGGTGTTCTTCGCCGCCATGGGCGTGATGTTCTTCAGCTCCTTCTACATGCAGCTGGTGCGGGGCTACAGCCCGCTGGAGACCGGCCTGTGCTTCCTGCCGTTCGCCGCCGCCCAGCTGGTCTTCGCGCCGCGCAGCGCCACGATGGTGCGCCGCTACGGTGGCCGGTCGGTCGCCGCGGTCGGCCTGGTGCTGACCGCCGTGGCGCTGGCCGCGTTCGCCTTCATCGACGCCGACACGCCGCTGTGGGTGGTGCTGGTGTCCTTCTTCCTCCAGGGTGTCGGGATGGCCAACATCATGCCGCCGGCCACCGAGTCGATCATGTCGGCGCTGCCGCGGGAGAAGGCCGGCGTCGGGTCGGCGGTGAGCAACACCATCCGGCAGATCGCCGGGGCGCTGGGCGTGGCCGTGCTCGGTTCGGTGCTCTCCGCGGTCTACCGGCAGGACATCGCCCCGGCCGTCGACGGCCTGCCCGGCCCGGCCCGGGACGCGGCCACCGAGTCGGTCTCCGGGGCGTACGCGGCGGCGGCGCAGCTCGGCCCGGCGGCGCCCCGGCTGATCACCGCGGCCAACGACGCCTTCATCTCCGCGATGCACTGGGCGGCGACGATCTCCACGGTGGTTGCCGCCCTCGGCATCATCATCGTGCTGCGCTGGATGCCGGGGCGGCCCGCCACCGCCACCACCGTGACGCCGGTCCAGGAGCGGGAACTGGCCGGGACCACCTAG
- a CDS encoding TetR/AcrR family transcriptional regulator: MTDVNTTADAPRSPGRPRSARADEAIIEATLDLLAEGSTIEALSIEAIAARAGVGKATIYRRWAGKETLLLDALRRLKGVAAQPAGQSVRDDLVLLVGAVGHNVDPRAARIMPCLLPEVNRSPDHFHLYQNIIEPRRKLMRDVLRRGVATGELRADLDIEVAMALLTGPMLIQRLLRWHPELDDRILPEKIVDGVLTGLRAR; this comes from the coding sequence ATGACTGACGTGAACACCACCGCTGACGCTCCGCGGTCGCCCGGGCGGCCGCGGAGCGCCCGCGCGGACGAGGCCATCATCGAGGCCACCCTCGACCTGCTCGCCGAGGGGAGCACCATCGAGGCGCTGTCGATCGAGGCGATCGCCGCCCGGGCCGGGGTGGGCAAGGCCACCATCTACCGCCGCTGGGCGGGCAAGGAGACCCTGCTGCTGGACGCGCTGCGCCGGCTCAAGGGGGTCGCCGCGCAACCCGCCGGGCAGTCCGTCCGCGACGACCTGGTGCTGCTGGTCGGGGCGGTCGGGCACAACGTCGACCCCCGGGCCGCCCGGATCATGCCCTGTCTGCTGCCCGAGGTGAACCGCAGCCCGGACCACTTCCACCTCTACCAGAACATCATCGAGCCCCGGCGGAAACTGATGCGAGACGTGCTCCGCCGCGGGGTGGCCACCGGCGAGCTGCGGGCCGACCTCGACATCGAGGTGGCGATGGCGCTGCTCACCGGGCCGATGCTGATCCAGCGCCTGCTGCGCTGGCACCCGGAGCTGGACGACCGGATCCTCCCGGAGAAGATCGTCGACGGCGTCCTGACCGGCCTGCGGGCCCGCTGA
- the ruvC gene encoding crossover junction endodeoxyribonuclease RuvC, whose amino-acid sequence MRVLGVDPGLTRCGVGVVEGVPGRPCTLVAYYVVYTDPADDLALRLLHLDRSLTGLVAEHRPDAVAVERVFSQHNVRTVMGTAQASGIAVLAGARAGLPVQTYTPSEVKAAVTGSGQADKKQMTAMVTRLLRLAEPPRPADAADALALAICHVWRGGTRSKLAEAADRVRRGGAR is encoded by the coding sequence GTGCGCGTGCTGGGCGTCGACCCGGGGCTGACCCGGTGCGGGGTCGGCGTGGTCGAGGGCGTGCCGGGGCGGCCCTGCACGCTGGTCGCCTACTACGTGGTCTACACCGATCCCGCCGACGACCTGGCGTTGCGCCTGCTGCACCTGGACCGGTCGCTGACCGGCCTGGTGGCCGAGCACCGGCCCGACGCGGTCGCCGTCGAGCGGGTGTTCAGCCAGCACAACGTGCGTACGGTGATGGGCACCGCCCAGGCCAGCGGGATCGCCGTGCTGGCCGGGGCGCGGGCCGGGCTGCCGGTGCAGACCTACACGCCGAGCGAGGTCAAGGCCGCGGTGACCGGTTCCGGCCAGGCCGACAAGAAGCAGATGACCGCCATGGTCACCCGGCTGCTGCGGCTGGCCGAGCCGCCCCGGCCGGCCGACGCGGCCGACGCCCTGGCCCTGGCCATCTGCCACGTGTGGCGCGGCGGCACCCGGTCCAAGCTGGCCGAGGCCGCCGACCGGGTACGACGAGGAGGAGCGCGATGA
- the ruvA gene encoding Holliday junction branch migration protein RuvA, which produces MIASVRGTVTATGPDHAVVEVGGIGLAVQCAPGTLAELRVGQPARLATSLVVREDSLTLYGFADDDAKQLFELLQTASGVGPRLAQAVLAVHTPDAVRKAIANADTAALTRVPGIGKKGAERLVLELRDRIGPVPVGADGAAGVTAGAWPDQVRQALVGLGWTAGQADQAVAAVAETVDGPTPPVPVLLKQAIRLLGRTR; this is translated from the coding sequence ATGATCGCCAGCGTGCGCGGCACGGTGACCGCGACCGGCCCGGACCACGCGGTGGTGGAGGTCGGGGGGATCGGCCTGGCCGTGCAGTGCGCCCCCGGCACCCTGGCCGAGCTGCGGGTCGGCCAGCCGGCCCGGCTCGCCACCAGCCTGGTGGTCCGGGAGGACTCGCTCACCCTCTACGGCTTCGCCGACGACGACGCCAAGCAGCTGTTCGAGCTGCTCCAGACGGCCAGCGGCGTCGGCCCCCGGCTGGCCCAGGCGGTGCTGGCCGTGCACACCCCGGACGCGGTCCGCAAGGCCATCGCCAACGCCGACACCGCGGCCCTGACCCGGGTGCCGGGGATCGGCAAGAAGGGCGCCGAGCGGCTGGTCCTGGAGCTGCGCGACCGGATCGGCCCGGTGCCGGTCGGTGCCGACGGCGCGGCCGGGGTGACCGCCGGGGCCTGGCCGGACCAGGTCCGCCAGGCGCTGGTCGGGCTCGGCTGGACGGCCGGGCAGGCCGACCAGGCGGTAGCCGCGGTGGCGGAGACGGTGGACGGCCCCACCCCGCCGGTGCCGGTCCTGCTCAAGCAGGCCATCCGACTGCTGGGCCGGACCCGGTGA
- the ruvB gene encoding Holliday junction branch migration DNA helicase RuvB encodes MTGDGLVSAYADDAERDAEVSVRPKRLDEFIAQHRVRDQLDLLLQGAMRRGAPPDHILLSGPPGLGKTTLANIVAAELGSGIRVTSGPVIERSGDLAAILTSLAEGDVLFIDEIHRIAKPAEELLYSAMEDFRVDVIVGKGPGATAIPLDVEPFTLVGATTRSGLLTGPMRDRFGFVAHLDFYSPADLEALLHRSARILGVPITPEGAVEIAGRSRGTPRIANRLLRRVRDYAEVRAEGVVTLETARAALTVYDVDALGLDRLDRAVLTALVDSFRGGPVGLSTLAVAVGEQPDTVEEVCEPFLVRAGLLARTPRGRVATEAAWRHLGRTPPNGTFGMEAPAVPDLFSNAPDPP; translated from the coding sequence ATGACCGGCGACGGCCTGGTCTCGGCCTACGCCGACGACGCCGAACGGGACGCCGAGGTCAGCGTCCGGCCGAAGCGGCTCGACGAGTTCATCGCCCAGCACCGGGTCCGCGACCAGCTCGACCTGCTGTTGCAGGGCGCGATGCGGCGCGGCGCCCCACCCGACCACATCCTGCTGTCGGGCCCACCCGGCCTCGGGAAGACGACCCTGGCCAACATCGTGGCCGCCGAGCTGGGCTCCGGCATCCGGGTGACCAGCGGCCCGGTGATCGAACGCTCGGGCGACCTGGCCGCCATCCTGACCAGCCTCGCCGAGGGCGACGTGCTGTTCATCGACGAGATCCACCGGATCGCCAAGCCGGCGGAGGAGCTGCTCTACAGCGCGATGGAGGACTTCCGGGTCGACGTGATCGTCGGCAAGGGGCCCGGGGCCACCGCGATCCCGCTGGACGTCGAGCCGTTCACCCTGGTCGGCGCGACCACCCGGTCGGGCCTGCTGACCGGGCCGATGCGCGACCGGTTCGGCTTCGTCGCGCACCTCGACTTCTACTCCCCGGCCGACCTGGAGGCGCTGCTGCACCGGTCGGCACGCATCCTGGGGGTGCCGATCACCCCGGAGGGGGCGGTGGAGATCGCCGGCCGGTCCCGGGGCACGCCCCGGATCGCCAACCGGCTGCTGCGCCGGGTGCGGGACTACGCCGAGGTCCGGGCCGAGGGGGTGGTCACCCTGGAGACCGCCCGCGCCGCCCTGACCGTGTACGACGTGGACGCGCTGGGGCTGGACCGGCTGGACCGGGCGGTGCTGACCGCCCTGGTCGACTCGTTCCGGGGCGGTCCGGTGGGCCTGTCCACCCTGGCGGTGGCGGTGGGGGAGCAGCCGGACACGGTGGAGGAGGTCTGCGAGCCGTTCCTGGTACGGGCCGGGCTGTTGGCGCGTACCCCGCGGGGACGGGTGGCCACCGAGGCCGCCTGGCGACACCTCGGCCGCACGCCACCAAATGGTACATTTGGCATGGAAGCTCCCGCTGTACCTGATCTGTTCTCGAACGCGCCCGATCCACCGTGA
- the yajC gene encoding preprotein translocase subunit YajC, with translation MGRSHTVLYAAQSGGGAGSLTPILMIALLFGVMYFMMIRPQQKRRREAEAMQSALGPGDEVVTIGGLYGTVVGVEDDTVLLEVAPGVQTRYARPAIARVVTRAERPEADEPVTEDAETVKE, from the coding sequence ATGGGAAGGTCGCACACCGTGCTTTACGCAGCACAGTCCGGCGGAGGCGCCGGCAGTCTGACGCCGATCCTCATGATCGCCCTGCTCTTCGGGGTCATGTACTTCATGATGATCCGGCCGCAGCAGAAGCGCCGTCGCGAGGCCGAGGCCATGCAGTCCGCGCTCGGCCCCGGTGACGAGGTCGTCACCATCGGCGGGCTCTACGGCACGGTCGTGGGCGTCGAGGACGACACCGTGCTGCTGGAGGTGGCCCCCGGCGTGCAGACCCGTTACGCCCGTCCGGCCATCGCCCGGGTGGTCACCCGGGCCGAGCGGCCGGAGGCCGACGAGCCGGTCACCGAGGACGCGGAAACCGTCAAGGAGTGA
- the secD gene encoding protein translocase subunit SecD: protein MAPPQGQMRPGRQLAVLGFIFVVLYSLVFFSGGASGGWKDRLEPRLGLDLIGGTRLTLEATNSLDGKPPTSANLEEARQIIESRVNAYGVAEAEVVTEGNRNIVISLPGENRDLTDVGSAAELRFRKVLKAADGSGAVAAPATPTPTPSGSAAPSPSGSASPKASGSAAPKVTGSPSAGGQGGGAPAPSASATPSGSASPSAPAASPSASEAPVPQSIEEQRKAVEKKVGAAAWTAASGLQAPADLGTNPALAETFKPFGALSPQEVAVLTPQMQFNVPTITCAQLDKRPPASIKDEKQQAVACEGGAAKYLLDQAKVVGTDVKDANAVLDQASTWVVSLNFTGDGQSKWTELTREAFNNTGGGCDQTALGQDGKCRVAVVLDNEIVSSPEIQGVLTGDSQITGSFDNTSANALASQLRYGALPVTFVPQEQQNVTATLGDSHLRAGLLAAGIGMLLVIVYSFFYYRLLGSVIFLSLVLSALLVFGALVVLGRSIGFTLTLAGIAGMIVSLGVAADSFVIYFERLKDEIREGRSPRSAVPRAWIRARRTIVSANAITLMSAVVLYIVSVGTVKGFAFALGLATVLDLVVVFLFRHPIMTMFARTPAFLSPRVSGLGRALPPRTAESGTARNPRVKEA, encoded by the coding sequence GTGGCACCACCTCAGGGACAGATGCGCCCCGGGCGGCAGCTCGCCGTGCTCGGGTTCATCTTCGTCGTCCTCTATTCCTTGGTGTTCTTCTCCGGCGGCGCGAGCGGCGGCTGGAAGGACCGGCTGGAGCCCCGGCTCGGGCTGGACCTGATCGGCGGCACCCGGCTGACGCTGGAGGCGACCAACAGCCTCGACGGCAAGCCCCCGACGTCGGCCAACCTGGAGGAGGCCCGGCAGATCATCGAGAGCCGGGTCAACGCCTACGGGGTGGCCGAGGCCGAGGTGGTCACCGAGGGCAACCGGAACATCGTCATCTCCCTGCCCGGTGAGAACCGCGACCTGACCGACGTCGGCAGCGCCGCGGAGCTGCGCTTCCGCAAGGTGCTCAAGGCCGCCGACGGCAGCGGCGCGGTCGCCGCCCCGGCGACCCCGACGCCCACCCCGTCCGGCAGCGCCGCACCCAGCCCGTCGGGCAGCGCCTCGCCGAAGGCCTCCGGCAGCGCCGCGCCCAAGGTGACCGGCTCGCCGAGCGCCGGTGGACAGGGCGGCGGCGCCCCCGCGCCGAGCGCCAGCGCCACCCCGTCCGGGTCGGCCTCGCCGAGCGCACCGGCCGCCTCGCCCAGCGCCAGCGAGGCCCCGGTGCCGCAGAGCATCGAGGAGCAGCGCAAGGCCGTCGAGAAGAAGGTCGGCGCGGCGGCCTGGACCGCCGCGAGCGGCCTGCAGGCCCCGGCCGACCTGGGTACCAACCCGGCCCTGGCGGAGACGTTCAAGCCGTTCGGCGCGCTCTCCCCGCAGGAGGTCGCGGTACTGACCCCGCAGATGCAGTTCAACGTGCCGACCATCACCTGCGCCCAGCTCGACAAGCGGCCCCCCGCGTCGATCAAGGACGAGAAGCAGCAGGCGGTCGCCTGTGAGGGTGGCGCGGCGAAGTACCTGCTCGACCAGGCCAAGGTGGTCGGCACCGACGTCAAGGACGCCAACGCGGTCCTCGACCAGGCCAGCACCTGGGTGGTCAGCCTGAACTTCACCGGTGACGGCCAGTCCAAGTGGACCGAGCTGACCCGCGAGGCGTTCAACAACACCGGCGGCGGCTGCGACCAGACGGCCCTGGGCCAGGACGGCAAGTGCCGGGTGGCCGTGGTGCTGGACAACGAGATCGTCTCCTCGCCCGAGATCCAGGGCGTGCTCACCGGCGACTCGCAGATCACCGGCAGCTTCGACAACACCTCGGCCAACGCGCTGGCCAGCCAGCTGCGCTACGGCGCGCTGCCGGTCACCTTCGTGCCGCAGGAGCAGCAGAACGTCACCGCGACGCTGGGCGACAGCCACCTGCGGGCCGGCCTGCTGGCCGCCGGCATCGGCATGTTGCTGGTCATCGTCTACTCGTTCTTCTACTACCGGCTGCTCGGCTCGGTCATCTTCCTGAGCCTGGTGCTCTCCGCGTTGCTGGTCTTCGGGGCGCTGGTGGTGCTCGGCCGGTCGATCGGCTTCACCCTCACCCTCGCCGGCATCGCCGGCATGATCGTCTCACTCGGTGTGGCGGCGGACTCGTTCGTCATCTACTTCGAACGGCTCAAGGACGAGATCCGGGAGGGGCGCAGCCCGCGCAGCGCGGTGCCCCGGGCCTGGATCCGGGCCCGTCGGACGATCGTCTCGGCGAACGCCATCACCCTGATGTCCGCCGTGGTGCTCTACATCGTCTCGGTCGGCACGGTGAAGGGCTTCGCCTTCGCCCTCGGCCTGGCGACCGTGCTCGACCTGGTGGTCGTCTTCCTCTTCCGGCACCCGATCATGACGATGTTCGCCCGGACCCCGGCCTTCCTGTCGCCCCGGGTCAGCGGCCTCGGTCGGGCACTGCCGCCCCGTACGGCCGAATCCGGCACCGCCCGCAACCCGCGCGTCAAGGAGGCCTGA
- the secF gene encoding protein translocase subunit SecF codes for MAKSGLASRLYRGEAGLNIVGRRKLWFTVAGVLVLIAVLSFAVRGFSLGIEFAGGNSFQVPASVGTLEQTEDKVNDALAAEGDGAEVVTAQKVGSTSGEYYELRTSQLSAEQANAVKAKMAQEFGINADQISGSQVSEAWGSQVTSRALLGLVIFVLVVAVYLVLRFEWRMAVAAIISLFMNLILTAGIYSLVGFEVTPSTIIGFLTILGFALYDVVVVFDKVQENTRGITANNNQTYGEAANLALNQSLMRSLNTSVVALLPVGGLLFIGAGLLGAGTLKDLGLVLFVGMAMAFLTSILLSTPLLVLLKNQDPRIDAHTKRVLARRGAIARGEITPRGPARQATAEEATDEPIDPEAAALAGSAPKVGARPAAKRSAGARGGRPAGGGGNRPGGAKRR; via the coding sequence ATGGCTAAGAGTGGTCTGGCGTCCCGGCTCTACCGGGGCGAGGCCGGTCTCAACATCGTCGGCCGGCGCAAGCTCTGGTTCACCGTCGCCGGGGTGCTGGTGCTGATCGCCGTGCTCAGCTTCGCGGTGCGCGGCTTCAGCCTGGGCATCGAGTTCGCCGGTGGCAACTCGTTCCAGGTGCCGGCCAGCGTCGGCACCCTGGAGCAGACCGAGGACAAGGTCAACGACGCGCTGGCCGCCGAGGGCGACGGCGCCGAGGTGGTGACCGCGCAGAAGGTCGGCAGCACCAGCGGCGAGTACTACGAGCTGCGCACCTCGCAGCTCAGCGCCGAGCAGGCCAACGCGGTCAAGGCCAAGATGGCGCAGGAGTTCGGCATCAACGCCGACCAGATCAGCGGCAGCCAGGTCAGCGAGGCGTGGGGCAGCCAGGTGACCTCCCGGGCGCTGCTCGGCCTGGTCATCTTCGTCCTGGTGGTGGCGGTCTACCTGGTGCTGCGGTTCGAGTGGCGGATGGCGGTCGCCGCGATCATCTCGCTGTTCATGAACCTGATCCTCACCGCCGGCATCTACTCGCTGGTCGGCTTCGAGGTCACCCCGTCGACGATCATCGGGTTCCTCACCATCCTGGGCTTCGCGCTCTACGACGTGGTGGTGGTCTTCGACAAGGTCCAGGAGAACACCCGGGGCATCACCGCCAACAACAACCAGACCTACGGCGAGGCCGCCAACCTGGCGCTCAACCAGAGCCTGATGCGGTCGTTGAACACCTCGGTGGTCGCCCTGCTCCCGGTCGGCGGTCTGCTCTTCATCGGTGCCGGCCTGCTCGGCGCGGGCACCCTGAAGGACCTCGGCCTGGTGCTGTTCGTCGGTATGGCGATGGCGTTCCTGACCTCGATCCTGCTCTCCACCCCGCTGCTGGTGCTGCTCAAGAACCAGGACCCGCGGATCGACGCGCACACCAAGCGGGTGCTGGCCCGCCGGGGCGCCATCGCCCGCGGCGAGATCACCCCGCGCGGCCCGGCCCGGCAGGCCACCGCCGAGGAGGCCACCGACGAGCCGATCGACCCGGAGGCGGCGGCCCTGGCCGGCAGTGCCCCCAAGGTCGGCGCCCGTCCGGCGGCCAAGCGGTCGGCCGGTGCCCGGGGCGGCCGTCCCGCCGGGGGCGGCGGCAACCGGCCCGGTGGCGCGAAGCGGCGCTGA